One segment of Coffea arabica cultivar ET-39 chromosome 7c, Coffea Arabica ET-39 HiFi, whole genome shotgun sequence DNA contains the following:
- the LOC113698661 gene encoding U-box domain-containing protein 21-like: MIFSWRHKRANRRGQARKNEALEGNCDLELTIPRHFQCPISLDLMKDPVTLSTGITYDRENIERWIEAGNQTCPVTNQALKSFDQIPNHSIRRMIQDWCVDNKSYGVERIPTPRIPITPYEVSEISSKIVAATTRKDGNKCQELVGKIRNLAKESERNKKRVVENGVGYVLSSSFETFAGDSMEKHEVLLKEILSALTWMFPLGIEGQSKLGSSASLRCIAWFLHGEDLSTRQHAVIVLKELLANSLDHQISDGLIEIEGISEALFKILEVPIGPTATKASLMVTYYMLQSEKSEKLASRFVEMGLVSLVLEMLVDGEKRTSEKALGVLEAICNWEEGREKACSNALTMPLLVKKILRVSEMGTEFAVSTLSKLCKEVEDENPVIEALEVGAFQKLLVVLQVGCGENTKEKITELLKLMNLYKNRLDCFDSLSGFKYIQRPY, from the coding sequence ATGATCTTTTCTTGGAGACACAAGAGAGCAAATCGCCGCGGCCAGGCTAGGAAAAATGAGGCTTTGGAGGGGAATTGTGACTTAGAACTCACGATTCCAAGACATTTTCAGTGCCCGATTTCTCTTGATCTAATGAAGGATCCTGTGACATTGTCAACCGGGATCACATATGATCGAGAGAACATCGAAAGATGGATTGAGGCTGGCAATCAAACTTGTCCCGTGACGAACCAAGCCTTGAAGAGTTTTGATCAAATCCCAAACCATTCCATAAGGAGGATGATTCAAGATTGGTGTGTTGACAATAAATCTTATGGAGTAGAAAGGATTCCAACGCCCAGGATTCCGATAACCCCTTATGAGGTTTCGGAGATCAGCTCGAAGATTGTAGCTGCTACAACTCGTAAAGATGGAAACAAGTGCCAAGAATTGGTGGGAAAGATCAGAAATTTGGCGAAAGAAAGTGAACGTAACAAAAAACGCGTAGTCGAAAATGGAGTTGGCTATGTTTTATCCTCTTCATTCGAGACTTTCGCGGGCGATTCGATGGAGAAACACGAAGTTTTACTAAAGGAGATCTTGTCTGCATTGACATGGATGTTCCCACTTGGGATTGAAGGCCAATCCAAGCTAGGTTCATCGGCGTCCTTACGTTGCATTGCATGGTTTTTGCACGGTGAAGATTTATCCACACGACAACATGCAGTAATAGTACTCAAAGAGTTGCTTGCAAATTCTTTAGACCATCAAATTTCCGATGGACTAATAGAAATTGAAGGCATTTCTGAAGCTTTGTTCAAGATTTTGGAAGTCCCAATTGGCCCTACAGCCACAAAAGCTTCTCTAATGGTCACATATTACATGTTACAATCTGAAAAGAGTGAGAAGTTGGCATCAAGATTTGTTGAGATGGGCTTGGTTTCTTTGGTGCTAGAAATGCTTGTTGATGGAGAAAAAAGAACATCAGAGAAGGCGCTTGGAGTTTTGGAGGCCATATGCAATTgggaagaaggaagagaaaaggCGTGCAGCAATGCTTTGACTATGCCATTGCTggttaagaaaattttgagggtTTCAGAAATGGGTACAGAATTTGCCGTCTCAACTTTGTCGAAGCTTTGCAAAGAGGTTGAAGATGAAAATCCTGTGATTGAAGCATTGGAAGTTGGTGCTTTTCAGAAgcttttggttgttttacaaGTTGGATGTGGTGAAAATACCAAAGAGAAAATCACTGAACTGTTGAAGTTGATGAATCTTTACAAAAATAGATTAGATTGTTTTGATTCATTAAGCGGTTTCAAGTATATTCAGAGGCCATATTGA